The Petropleomorpha daqingensis genome includes a window with the following:
- the argF gene encoding ornithine carbamoyltransferase: protein MPLNLHSRDFLKEIDFSTAELQLLLDLSHELKRAKATGTERQRMRGRNVALIFEKTSTRTRCAFEVAAYDQGGHVTYLDPQSSQIGHKESAADTAQVLARMFDAIEFRGKAQATVEELAANSAVPVYNGLTDEWHPTQMLADFLTMTEHSGKRPHELTYCFMGDGRFNMGRSLLVTGAIMGADVRICAPEALWPDKDVQDLARERAEESGGRVTLTADPAEALPGADFVHTDVWVSMGEPDDVWKTRVEELKPYQVNAGALERTGNPRVRFMHCLPAFHDTNTAVGRKVADLTGITDGLEVTDQVFRSPANIAFDQAENRLHTIKAVMVATIGD from the coding sequence ATGCCCCTCAACCTGCACTCCCGCGACTTCCTCAAGGAGATCGACTTCAGCACCGCCGAGCTGCAGTTGCTGCTCGACCTGTCGCACGAGCTCAAGCGGGCCAAGGCGACCGGCACCGAGCGGCAGCGGATGCGCGGGCGCAACGTCGCGCTGATCTTCGAGAAGACGTCGACGCGCACCCGCTGCGCCTTCGAGGTCGCGGCCTACGACCAGGGCGGGCACGTCACCTACCTGGACCCGCAGTCCTCGCAGATCGGGCACAAGGAGTCCGCCGCCGACACCGCGCAGGTGCTCGCGCGGATGTTCGACGCGATCGAGTTCCGCGGCAAGGCGCAGGCCACCGTCGAGGAGCTGGCCGCCAACTCCGCCGTCCCCGTCTACAACGGGCTGACCGACGAGTGGCACCCGACGCAGATGCTCGCCGACTTCCTCACCATGACCGAGCACTCGGGCAAGCGGCCGCACGAGCTGACCTACTGCTTCATGGGCGACGGCCGGTTCAACATGGGCCGCTCGCTGCTCGTCACCGGCGCGATCATGGGCGCCGACGTGCGGATCTGCGCTCCCGAGGCGCTCTGGCCGGACAAGGACGTGCAGGACCTCGCCCGGGAGCGGGCCGAGGAGTCCGGCGGGCGGGTCACGCTGACGGCGGACCCGGCCGAGGCGCTGCCCGGCGCGGACTTCGTGCACACCGACGTCTGGGTGTCGATGGGCGAGCCGGACGACGTCTGGAAGACCCGCGTGGAGGAGCTCAAGCCCTACCAGGTCAACGCCGGGGCGCTGGAGCGGACCGGCAACCCGCGGGTGCGGTTCATGCACTGCCTGCCGGCCTTCCACGACACCAACACCGCGGTCGGCCGCAAGGTCGCCGACCTGACCGGCATCACCGACGGCCTCGAGGTGACCGACCAGGTCTTCCGCTCGCCGGCGAACATCGCGTTCGACCAGGCGGAGAACCGGCTGCACACGATCAAGGCGGTCATGGTCGCCACGATCGGCGATTGA
- a CDS encoding cation-translocating P-type ATPase, with protein sequence MTAQADTQQIRVAGGAAWYARPPEEVAATLGVDPAVGLPATTAAQRLRDNGPNALPEEKSKPGWLRFLEQYRSYMQIILVAAAVVSLVIKEWSTAVILVALTVLNAVVGLRQEGKAESAMNALKSMMKATARVRRDGAESQIPAEQVVVGDVVLIAAGDEVPADGRIITASALQIDESALTGESVPAAKGAETLSGDDLGPGDQTNVAFMNTPVTHGSGTVIVTATGADTEVGKISGMLAATAREQSPLDRELDRLTLWIAAAAGLTMIVMFVLGRARGEAWDALFVSAVALAIAAIPEALPTVAQTILSLGAVDLAKQHAIAKDLPSVETLGFTSAINSDKTGTLTMNQMTAVEVVGTTDRYAISGTGYELDGQVQHAAGSSAGIEGAILPYLVANDAKLVEGKVVGDPTEGALLVLGHKAGLDIEGTRDRLPRLATLPFDPGYKLMASFNSTTDASGAPVVRLFVKGAAPAVMGRAASALSGSASVPWDEHLDARATTEMERMEGEGQRVMAAATRDLDPASFDPAGDLLGYVTDLQMVSLVGMVDPPRAESAAAVASAQAAHIRVRMVTGDDVTTGAAIAKQVGIPGEAILGADFAALPEAERLARIDDIGVVGRVAPEHKVLLADTLKKKGDVVAMTGDGVNDAPAIKAADIGIAMGSGTEVAKNAGKMILSDDNFATIVFAVEQGRKIYDNLSKYIRFVLVLLVVFVLTFLGASLFNIAAGEPFTSPQVLWIHFFVNAPFGFALGFDRESPGLMARTPRRRGEPVLTRSVVLTVGLTGLAITVGLLSLIQLGSRTFDSVQVGQSIAFTSFALCLIVAAVQCRSETETALTTQTFDSKQLNWAIFGEFVLAVLTTQMDVFNRLLGTVPLTAQQFGWALVPALALLVLWELGKLIARRRSHR encoded by the coding sequence ATGACCGCGCAGGCGGACACGCAGCAGATCCGAGTCGCCGGGGGAGCGGCGTGGTACGCGCGGCCGCCCGAGGAGGTCGCCGCCACGCTCGGCGTGGACCCCGCGGTCGGCCTGCCGGCGACCACGGCCGCCCAGCGACTGCGCGACAACGGCCCGAACGCGCTGCCGGAGGAGAAGTCCAAGCCGGGGTGGCTGCGCTTCCTCGAGCAGTACCGCAGCTACATGCAGATCATCCTGGTCGCCGCCGCGGTCGTCTCCCTGGTCATCAAGGAGTGGAGCACCGCGGTCATCCTCGTCGCGCTCACCGTGCTGAACGCCGTGGTCGGCCTGCGCCAGGAGGGCAAGGCCGAGAGCGCGATGAACGCGCTCAAGTCCATGATGAAGGCGACCGCCCGGGTCCGGCGGGACGGCGCGGAGTCGCAGATCCCGGCCGAGCAGGTGGTCGTCGGCGACGTCGTCCTGATCGCTGCCGGCGACGAGGTGCCCGCCGACGGCCGGATCATCACCGCCAGCGCCCTGCAGATCGACGAGTCCGCCCTCACCGGGGAGAGCGTGCCCGCGGCCAAGGGCGCCGAGACGCTCTCCGGCGACGACCTGGGGCCGGGTGACCAGACGAACGTCGCGTTCATGAACACCCCGGTCACCCACGGCAGCGGCACGGTGATCGTGACCGCGACCGGCGCCGACACCGAGGTCGGCAAGATCTCCGGGATGCTCGCGGCCACGGCACGCGAGCAGTCCCCGCTGGACCGGGAGCTCGACCGGCTGACCCTGTGGATCGCGGCCGCCGCCGGACTCACCATGATCGTGATGTTCGTGCTCGGCCGCGCCCGGGGGGAGGCGTGGGACGCGCTGTTCGTCAGCGCGGTCGCCCTCGCCATCGCGGCGATCCCCGAGGCGCTGCCCACCGTGGCGCAGACGATCCTGTCCCTCGGCGCCGTCGACCTGGCCAAGCAGCACGCCATCGCCAAGGACCTGCCCTCGGTCGAGACCCTGGGGTTCACCTCGGCGATCAACTCGGACAAGACCGGCACCCTGACGATGAACCAGATGACCGCGGTCGAGGTGGTGGGCACGACCGACCGCTACGCCATCTCGGGCACCGGGTACGAGCTCGACGGGCAGGTCCAGCACGCCGCGGGCTCGTCGGCCGGCATCGAGGGCGCGATCCTGCCGTACCTGGTCGCCAACGACGCGAAGCTGGTCGAGGGCAAGGTCGTCGGGGATCCCACCGAGGGGGCCCTGCTGGTGCTCGGCCACAAGGCCGGCCTGGACATCGAGGGCACCCGGGACCGGCTGCCGCGGCTGGCCACGCTGCCGTTCGACCCCGGCTACAAGCTGATGGCCTCGTTCAACTCCACGACCGACGCCTCCGGCGCTCCGGTGGTGCGGCTCTTCGTCAAGGGGGCGGCGCCGGCGGTGATGGGGCGGGCGGCCAGCGCCCTGTCCGGCAGCGCGAGCGTCCCGTGGGACGAGCACCTGGACGCCCGGGCCACGACCGAGATGGAGCGGATGGAGGGCGAGGGGCAGCGGGTCATGGCCGCGGCCACGCGGGACCTCGATCCGGCGTCCTTCGACCCGGCGGGCGACCTCCTCGGCTACGTCACCGACCTGCAGATGGTCAGCCTGGTCGGGATGGTCGACCCGCCGCGCGCGGAGTCGGCGGCCGCGGTGGCCAGCGCGCAGGCCGCCCACATCCGGGTGCGCATGGTCACCGGGGACGACGTCACCACCGGCGCGGCCATCGCCAAGCAGGTCGGGATCCCGGGGGAGGCCATCCTGGGAGCGGACTTCGCGGCGTTGCCCGAGGCCGAGCGGCTGGCGCGCATCGACGACATCGGCGTGGTCGGCCGGGTCGCGCCGGAGCACAAGGTGCTGCTCGCGGACACGCTGAAGAAGAAGGGCGACGTCGTCGCGATGACCGGCGACGGCGTCAACGACGCACCGGCCATCAAGGCCGCCGACATCGGCATCGCCATGGGCAGCGGCACCGAGGTGGCCAAGAACGCCGGCAAGATGATCCTGTCCGACGACAACTTCGCCACGATCGTCTTCGCGGTGGAGCAGGGCCGGAAGATCTACGACAACCTCTCCAAGTACATCCGCTTCGTGCTGGTGCTCCTGGTCGTGTTCGTCCTGACCTTCCTGGGCGCCTCGCTGTTCAACATCGCGGCCGGCGAGCCCTTCACCTCACCGCAGGTGCTGTGGATCCACTTCTTCGTCAACGCGCCGTTCGGCTTCGCGCTCGGCTTCGACCGGGAGAGCCCGGGGTTGATGGCCCGGACGCCGCGCCGCCGGGGCGAGCCGGTGCTGACCCGGAGCGTGGTTCTCACCGTCGGGCTGACCGGGCTCGCGATCACCGTCGGGCTGCTGTCGCTGATCCAGCTCGGCTCCCGGACGTTCGACAGCGTCCAGGTCGGTCAGTCGATCGCGTTCACGTCGTTCGCGCTGTGCCTGATCGTCGCCGCCGTCCAGTGCCGCAGCGAGACGGAGACCGCCCTGACCACGCAGACCTTCGACAGCAAGCAGCTGAACTGGGCCATCTTCGGCGAGTTCGTGCTCGCGGTGCTCACCACCCAGATGGACGTGTTCAACCGCCTGCTCGGCACCGTCCCGCTGACCGCGCAGCAGTTCGGCTGGGCGCTGGTGCCGGCGCTGGCGCTGCTGGTCCTGTGGGAGCTGGGCAAGCTGATCGCTCGTCGCCGGAGCCACCGGTAG
- a CDS encoding AraC family transcriptional regulator → MRPSCRCATLDGYVGLARRSGLDPARLLAAADLSVADLAVPDKWVPAASVARVLERSAEESGLPDFGLRLSRLRRLATLGPLSVVLRQEPDLRSALGLLTRYEHSYNEALRLRLEEDGDLTTLRMWLEFGEPVPTRQSLDLAMAALLAIVRELLGRQWEPLSVCFASAAPAVLTTHWEVFGPRLHFRHAFTGLVFYTAELDTPNTTADPLLRPYTDQFLQALGGPRAATVTDQVRHLVELLLPLGRCSTVHVARSLGVTQRTLHRHLAADGTSFSAIVHRTREALAERYLSAERYSLTEVSELLGFTAPSAFSRWFRQQFGRSPTEWRTTAQRPAPA, encoded by the coding sequence ATGCGCCCCAGTTGCCGCTGCGCCACGCTCGACGGCTACGTCGGCCTGGCCCGGAGGTCAGGGCTCGACCCGGCCCGCCTGCTGGCCGCCGCCGACCTGTCCGTGGCCGACCTCGCCGTCCCGGACAAGTGGGTCCCCGCGGCCTCGGTCGCCCGGGTGCTGGAGCGCTCGGCGGAGGAGTCCGGCCTGCCGGACTTCGGCCTGCGGCTGTCCCGCCTGCGCCGGCTGGCGACGCTCGGGCCGCTGAGCGTGGTGCTGCGCCAGGAGCCCGACCTGCGCAGCGCGCTGGGTCTGCTGACGCGCTACGAGCACAGCTACAACGAGGCCCTGCGCCTGCGGCTCGAGGAGGACGGCGACCTGACCACCCTGCGGATGTGGCTGGAGTTCGGCGAGCCCGTCCCGACGCGGCAGTCGCTGGACCTGGCCATGGCGGCGCTGCTGGCCATCGTCCGGGAACTGCTCGGCCGGCAGTGGGAGCCGCTGTCGGTCTGCTTCGCCTCCGCGGCGCCGGCCGTGCTCACCACGCACTGGGAGGTGTTCGGGCCCCGGCTGCACTTCCGGCACGCCTTCACCGGCCTGGTCTTCTACACCGCCGAGCTCGACACCCCGAACACGACGGCCGACCCGCTGCTGCGGCCCTACACCGACCAGTTCCTCCAGGCGCTCGGCGGCCCGCGGGCGGCGACGGTGACCGACCAGGTGCGGCACCTGGTCGAGCTGCTGCTGCCCCTCGGCCGGTGCTCGACGGTGCACGTCGCGCGCAGCCTCGGGGTCACCCAGCGGACCCTGCACCGGCACCTCGCCGCCGACGGCACGTCGTTCTCCGCGATCGTGCACCGCACGCGGGAGGCCCTCGCCGAGCGCTACCTCTCCGCGGAGCGGTACTCGCTCACCGAGGTCTCCGAGCTGCTCGGGTTCACCGCGCCCAGCGCGTTCTCGCGGTGGTTCCGCCAGCAGTTCGGCCGCAGTCCCACCGAGTGGCGGACGACGGCGCAGCGGCCGGCGCCGGCCTGA
- the arcC gene encoding carbamate kinase, whose amino-acid sequence MRIVVALGGNALQRRGEPMTVEGQRANVAVACRSLAPVAIDHELVISHGNGPQVGLLALQASAYDDVSIYPFDVLGAQTEGMIGYLIEQELGNLVPAEKRLATVLTMTEVDPADPAFENPTKFVGPVYTGEQAGKLAEQRGWVFKADGDKQRRVVPSPVPQRIIEIEPIQWLLQHRCVVVCAGGGGIPTMYEPGTHTLIGVEAVIDKDRASAVLAGDLGADLLVIATDVDAVYLDWGTPQQRAVVTAHPDALDPALFPAGSMGPKVEAAAHFARASGRPAVIGSLEQLSAMLAGEGGTRISVEAEGMETR is encoded by the coding sequence ATGAGGATCGTCGTCGCCCTCGGGGGCAACGCGTTGCAGCGCCGGGGTGAGCCGATGACCGTCGAGGGCCAGCGGGCGAACGTGGCCGTCGCCTGCCGGTCCCTGGCGCCGGTGGCCATCGACCACGAACTGGTCATCTCGCACGGCAACGGCCCGCAGGTGGGGCTGCTCGCGTTGCAGGCCTCGGCCTACGACGACGTGTCGATCTACCCCTTCGACGTCCTCGGCGCGCAGACCGAGGGGATGATCGGCTACCTCATCGAGCAGGAGCTGGGCAACCTCGTCCCGGCGGAGAAGCGGCTGGCGACCGTCCTCACCATGACCGAGGTCGATCCGGCCGACCCGGCGTTCGAGAACCCGACCAAGTTCGTCGGTCCGGTCTACACCGGCGAGCAGGCGGGCAAGCTCGCCGAGCAGCGCGGCTGGGTCTTCAAGGCCGACGGTGACAAGCAGCGGCGGGTGGTGCCCTCGCCGGTGCCGCAGCGGATCATCGAGATCGAGCCGATCCAGTGGCTGCTGCAGCACCGCTGCGTCGTGGTCTGCGCCGGCGGTGGCGGCATCCCCACGATGTACGAGCCGGGCACGCACACCCTCATCGGCGTCGAGGCGGTCATCGACAAGGACCGCGCCAGCGCCGTCCTGGCCGGTGACCTGGGCGCCGACCTGCTCGTGATCGCCACCGACGTCGACGCGGTGTACCTGGACTGGGGCACGCCGCAGCAGCGCGCGGTCGTCACGGCGCACCCCGACGCGCTGGACCCGGCGCTGTTCCCGGCCGGCTCGATGGGCCCCAAGGTGGAGGCCGCCGCGCACTTCGCCCGCGCCTCCGGGCGGCCGGCGGTCATCGGCTCGCTGGAGCAGCTGTCGGCGATGCTCGCCGGCGAGGGCGGCACCCGCATCTCGGTCGAGGCCGAGGGGATGGAGACCCGATGA
- a CDS encoding carboxylate-amine ligase: protein MTAVPRLVVGDLPVRDGDVPTVGVEEEFLLLRPDGRTALVAPDVLAGLRPEVRAQSEFARCQVETTTGVCTELGTVARELAAARRTLAAAAADRGAFLVASGTPPFDAPGLSELTDDPRYRLLVATVPGVTGEEITCAAHVHVAVPSRDLGVAVLGRLRPWLPVLLAMHGNSPLWRGQDTGWASHRFVVQRRWPSFVPPPRCADAGEYDRRIDDLVENRAALDGRGVYFWARLSPRYPTLEIRISDVCLTVEDAVLLTGLCRAAVMTAIADELAGRPVVDLPEPALLAAGSAAARSGPAALVPVPGRDAFAPAAEALDELLSAAAPALEASGDRELLGRLLAGSRSRPSGAERQRALWRLGDRPRLVRTLAALTAGGDPRR from the coding sequence GTGACCGCCGTGCCCCGGCTCGTCGTCGGCGATCTCCCGGTGCGGGACGGCGACGTGCCCACGGTGGGGGTCGAGGAGGAGTTCCTGCTGCTCCGGCCGGACGGGCGCACCGCGCTGGTCGCGCCCGACGTGCTGGCGGGCCTGCGCCCCGAGGTCCGCGCGCAGTCGGAGTTCGCCCGCTGCCAGGTCGAGACGACGACGGGGGTCTGCACGGAGCTGGGCACGGTCGCTCGCGAGCTGGCCGCGGCGCGCCGCACGCTGGCCGCCGCCGCGGCCGACCGGGGCGCCTTCCTCGTCGCCTCGGGCACGCCGCCGTTCGACGCCCCGGGACTCTCCGAGCTCACCGACGACCCGCGGTACCGGCTGCTGGTGGCCACGGTCCCGGGCGTGACCGGCGAGGAGATCACCTGCGCCGCGCACGTCCACGTGGCGGTGCCCTCGCGGGACCTCGGGGTGGCCGTGCTCGGCCGGCTGCGGCCGTGGCTGCCGGTGCTGCTGGCCATGCACGGCAACAGCCCGCTGTGGCGCGGGCAGGACACCGGCTGGGCCAGCCACCGGTTCGTCGTGCAGCGGCGGTGGCCGTCGTTCGTCCCGCCCCCGCGGTGCGCCGACGCGGGGGAGTACGACCGCCGGATCGACGACCTGGTCGAGAACCGGGCGGCGCTCGACGGCCGGGGCGTCTACTTCTGGGCCCGGCTCTCGCCCCGCTACCCGACGCTCGAGATCCGCATCTCCGACGTCTGCCTCACCGTCGAGGACGCGGTGCTCCTCACCGGGCTGTGCCGGGCCGCGGTGATGACCGCGATCGCCGACGAGCTGGCCGGCCGGCCGGTGGTCGACCTGCCCGAGCCGGCGCTGCTCGCCGCCGGGTCCGCCGCGGCCCGCAGCGGTCCGGCGGCGCTCGTGCCGGTCCCGGGACGGGACGCGTTCGCGCCGGCCGCCGAGGCGCTCGACGAGCTGCTGAGCGCGGCCGCCCCGGCGCTCGAGGCGTCCGGCGACCGGGAGCTGCTCGGCCGGCTGCTGGCCGGGTCCCGGAGCCGGCCGTCCGGGGCCGAGCGGCAGCGGGCGCTGTGGCGGCTCGGCGACCGGCCGCGCCTGGTGCGCACGCTGGCCGCTCTCACCGCGGGCGGCGACCCCCGGCGCTGA
- a CDS encoding cation-translocating P-type ATPase, which translates to MSAPTDPGVAAHPTVPVPRVGEEETPPWLRSAAEVIVAAGIDLQHGLSHREAARRLQEVGPNKLTSEKPPSGWVVALGQLRDPMNIMLIAVAVASLLIAQISTAVLVFALVLLNVVLGARQELKARASVDALAKLQVPQTRVLREGQVQLIPAEEVVPGDVVRLEAGDVVPADGRVVVAATLETQEAALTGESAPISKGAETLPGPEVALGDRVNMLFQNTSVTRGTATMVVTATGMQTEMGRIATMLTSVERTRSPLQKELDGLTRVLGIIAWSAVALIIVVGLIRDLPAEDVLLLGTAMAISAIPTGLPTFVQAMLSYGARQLADAKAVVKNLTDVETLGATSAINTDKTGTLTLNQMMVSTMFVDGAWFTVEGEGYKKTGGIRSVAGAQLPDFTRLAYALVLDSDATVGDDGAVIGDPTEAALVVLAAKLGVDADQTRRAYPRLAEVPFDSEYKFMATFHKIEIDGASYVVELVKGAPDVVLDRCSIAGGPFRSQRLPIEQERGRIEAANRAMGEKGLRVLAFAARIVADDELPTMNSDPMALTRDLGFVGMVGIIDPLRPSAKAAVETALRAGIDVRMITGDHAVTAHAIGESLGLGEGAISGAELQTLSDEELRRRLPRLHVFGRVTPEDKLRLARLMQNEGLIVAMTGDAVNDAAALKQADIGVAMGSGSEVSKQAARMILTDDNFGTLVHAVELGRSIYGKVVSYIRYQMTQLLSLVLLFVTATAFDINSGVAMTPLMVLFLNFFVSIFPVVVIMLDPADPQIMDRPPRDPKVGITNGPAVTRWVLYGGVLFLAALVPLVAGPDQLHTDAPSASMTMCYVVIGLGTIFSGVVMRRDPTSGLTPPILTAVKWSVLPALLLVLSTQLDFLQHALLTQSLSGLQWLACIGLALVLPIVVEIDKGIRRTRSHPPAGLPVETAVAPARATVGV; encoded by the coding sequence ATGAGCGCCCCGACCGACCCCGGCGTCGCCGCGCACCCGACGGTGCCGGTCCCGCGGGTCGGGGAGGAGGAGACGCCGCCCTGGCTGCGCTCGGCCGCGGAGGTCATCGTCGCGGCCGGCATCGACCTGCAGCACGGGCTCAGCCACCGGGAGGCGGCCCGCCGGCTGCAGGAGGTCGGGCCGAACAAGCTGACCAGCGAGAAGCCGCCCTCGGGCTGGGTGGTGGCGCTCGGCCAGCTGCGCGACCCGATGAACATCATGCTGATCGCGGTGGCGGTGGCCAGCCTGCTCATCGCGCAGATCTCCACCGCCGTGCTGGTCTTCGCCCTCGTGCTGCTCAACGTGGTGCTCGGTGCCCGGCAGGAGCTCAAGGCCCGGGCCAGCGTCGACGCCCTGGCCAAGCTCCAGGTGCCGCAGACCCGGGTGCTGCGCGAGGGGCAGGTGCAGCTCATCCCGGCCGAGGAGGTCGTGCCGGGTGACGTCGTCCGGCTCGAGGCCGGCGACGTCGTCCCCGCCGACGGCCGGGTCGTCGTGGCCGCGACGCTGGAGACCCAGGAGGCGGCGCTGACCGGGGAGAGCGCGCCGATCAGCAAGGGCGCGGAGACCCTCCCCGGGCCCGAGGTCGCGCTCGGTGACCGGGTCAACATGCTGTTCCAGAACACCTCGGTCACCCGTGGGACGGCGACGATGGTCGTCACCGCCACCGGCATGCAGACCGAGATGGGCCGGATCGCCACCATGCTCACCTCGGTGGAGCGGACCCGCTCCCCGCTGCAGAAGGAGCTCGACGGGCTCACCCGCGTGCTCGGCATCATCGCCTGGTCGGCGGTGGCGCTGATCATCGTGGTCGGCCTGATCCGCGACCTGCCGGCCGAGGACGTGCTGCTGCTCGGCACCGCGATGGCGATCTCGGCCATCCCGACCGGCCTGCCGACCTTCGTGCAGGCGATGCTCTCCTACGGCGCCCGGCAGCTGGCCGACGCCAAGGCCGTGGTCAAGAACCTCACCGACGTCGAGACCCTGGGCGCCACCAGCGCGATCAACACCGACAAGACCGGCACGCTGACGCTCAACCAGATGATGGTCTCCACGATGTTCGTCGACGGGGCCTGGTTCACCGTCGAGGGCGAGGGCTACAAGAAGACCGGCGGGATCCGCTCGGTCGCGGGCGCCCAGCTCCCGGACTTCACCCGGCTCGCCTACGCCCTGGTGCTCGACAGCGACGCCACGGTCGGGGACGACGGCGCGGTCATCGGCGACCCGACGGAGGCGGCGCTGGTGGTCCTCGCGGCCAAGCTCGGTGTCGACGCCGACCAGACCCGGCGGGCCTACCCGCGGCTGGCCGAGGTGCCCTTCGACTCCGAGTACAAGTTCATGGCGACGTTCCACAAGATCGAGATCGACGGCGCGTCCTACGTGGTCGAGCTGGTGAAGGGCGCACCGGACGTCGTCCTGGACCGGTGCAGCATCGCCGGCGGACCGTTCCGCTCGCAGCGGCTGCCGATCGAGCAGGAGCGCGGGCGGATCGAGGCGGCCAACCGCGCGATGGGGGAGAAGGGCCTGCGGGTGCTCGCCTTCGCGGCCCGAATCGTCGCCGACGACGAGCTGCCGACGATGAACAGCGACCCGATGGCGCTCACCCGAGACCTCGGGTTCGTCGGGATGGTCGGCATCATCGACCCGCTGCGGCCGTCGGCGAAGGCGGCCGTCGAGACGGCGCTCCGGGCCGGCATCGACGTCCGCATGATCACCGGCGACCACGCCGTGACCGCGCACGCGATCGGGGAGTCGCTCGGTCTGGGCGAGGGCGCGATCAGCGGCGCGGAGCTGCAGACCCTCTCCGACGAGGAGCTGCGCCGGCGGCTCCCCCGGCTGCACGTGTTCGGCCGGGTGACGCCGGAGGACAAGCTCCGGCTGGCCCGGCTCATGCAGAACGAGGGTCTGATCGTCGCGATGACCGGGGATGCGGTCAACGACGCCGCCGCGCTCAAGCAGGCCGACATCGGCGTCGCGATGGGCAGCGGCAGCGAGGTCTCCAAGCAGGCCGCGCGGATGATCCTCACCGACGACAACTTCGGCACGCTCGTGCACGCCGTGGAGCTCGGCCGCAGCATCTACGGCAAGGTCGTCTCCTACATCCGCTACCAGATGACCCAGCTGCTGTCCCTGGTGCTGCTGTTCGTGACGGCGACGGCGTTCGACATCAACAGCGGCGTCGCCATGACCCCGCTCATGGTGCTGTTCCTCAACTTCTTCGTGTCGATCTTCCCGGTCGTGGTGATCATGCTCGACCCGGCGGATCCGCAGATCATGGACCGGCCGCCGCGGGACCCGAAGGTGGGGATCACCAACGGCCCGGCGGTGACCCGGTGGGTGCTCTACGGCGGCGTGCTCTTCCTGGCGGCGCTCGTCCCGCTGGTGGCCGGGCCGGACCAGCTGCACACCGATGCGCCGAGCGCGTCGATGACCATGTGCTACGTCGTCATCGGCCTGGGCACGATCTTCAGCGGCGTGGTCATGCGGCGCGATCCGACGTCCGGGCTGACCCCGCCGATCCTGACGGCGGTGAAGTGGTCGGTCCTCCCGGCGCTGCTGCTCGTGCTCTCCACGCAGCTGGACTTCCTGCAGCACGCCCTGCTCACGCAGTCGCTGTCCGGACTGCAGTGGCTGGCCTGCATCGGCCTGGCGCTGGTGCTGCCGATCGTCGTCGAGATCGACAAGGGGATCCGCCGGACACGGTCGCACCCACCGGCGGGACTTCCGGTGGAGACTGCCGTCGCACCGGCCCGAGCGACCGTGGGGGTCTGA
- a CDS encoding class II glutamine amidotransferase, translating into MLIEDLLYTTENSLIVQSLHSQLGVEPTNGDGFGVGWYDDRPTPGRYRSTEPAWNDRNLREVAGHIRSPMVLAHVRASTGTPVQLTNCHPFRHGPWLWMHNGGLAGFSAMKRDLLLAVAPQLFPHIEGSTDSELFFYLALTFGLESDPPAAVARAVGLIEEVGRQHGQQFPVQMTVATTDGDTLWAFRYSTEGRSRSLFRSTDISVLREQYPDNPVLHRLSDDARLVVSEPLGGLRGAWHEVPESTCIVIRHGQEEFLPFAPTVLEPVG; encoded by the coding sequence GTGCTGATCGAGGACCTGCTCTACACGACGGAGAACTCGCTGATCGTGCAGAGCCTGCACTCCCAGCTGGGGGTCGAGCCGACCAACGGCGACGGCTTCGGCGTCGGCTGGTACGACGACCGGCCGACCCCGGGGCGGTACCGCAGCACCGAGCCGGCCTGGAACGACCGCAACCTGCGCGAGGTGGCCGGGCACATCCGCTCGCCGATGGTGCTCGCCCACGTGCGGGCCTCGACCGGCACACCGGTGCAGCTGACCAACTGCCACCCGTTCCGGCACGGACCGTGGCTGTGGATGCACAACGGCGGGCTGGCCGGTTTCTCCGCGATGAAGCGGGATCTCCTGCTCGCGGTGGCGCCTCAGCTGTTCCCGCACATCGAGGGCTCCACCGACTCGGAGCTGTTCTTCTACCTGGCGCTCACGTTCGGGCTGGAGTCCGACCCGCCGGCCGCGGTGGCCCGGGCCGTCGGGCTGATCGAGGAGGTCGGCCGTCAGCACGGGCAGCAGTTCCCGGTGCAGATGACGGTGGCGACGACGGACGGCGACACCCTGTGGGCGTTCCGGTACTCCACCGAGGGGCGGTCGCGGTCGCTGTTCCGCAGCACCGACATCAGCGTGCTGCGCGAGCAGTACCCGGACAACCCGGTGCTGCACCGGCTCTCCGACGACGCGCGGCTGGTGGTCTCCGAGCCGCTGGGCGGCCTGCGCGGCGCCTGGCACGAGGTGCCCGAGTCCACCTGCATCGTCATCCGGCACGGCCAGGAGGAGTTCCTGCCGTTCGCGCCGACGGTGCTCGAGCCGGTCGGGTGA